GTGAATGCCTTTTTAAATATGGTTTATGAATCTGCTAATATATGTACTCAAACAAGCAGAAGTTAATTCAATGTGTGAATTTTCCAATTTCTTCCTTGGTTTTTGAATTTAgcagaatatatatttttcatgAGATCCCCCTATAAGGGAAAAGAAGCACCGCATGTGCAAATGGTCAATTGAAGATTATGATTATATAACTGTTTTGTGAACCTTCAATGATAATGTATGACAAGGCTAAATGCTTAAATGCATTTTCCCAGATGTTGAGGAGTTTGCATCTTGAATCCTGCAGACATGCACAAGATGATTATTCAGACTTATTAGTAGTCATTTTAGTGATGACTTGACAAGTCCATTAGCATGCACTGGGTTTTGTCTTATTAACTAGCTACATGAATTCTTTTCAATTCTAAACGTTTTTATAAAAAGGTTTATGTTCACTTCCTTTTCTggtaaaagaatttttttacaACTGCATCTTCCGTTTCCCACACACAGTACCTTAAATGATGATAATAGTTGCATAAAGTTGAAAATATTCTAGCTTCTTTCTTCCAGTTTAAAAAGTTTTATGGCATGAGTTTAAGATAATTATAGTTGTTCCATGTTATTTAATGAGACAATATATCACTTGTAAACTTGGTCTACCAAAACTTAAGCACTTGAGATAATGGGTGAAGTGTAAATGGCCATAGTTGGGAGTAAGAGAAGAGTACCGTTTTCCATATCTAAGGTTAACctaatatatttatttgataattttGCCTTTGTTTGCCTGTGTTAAGTTTTGGATGATGTTTCTGCTTCTTCAATGCAGCTAATAACTTTTTGACTCTTGCATTTTGTGCTTCAGTGGCATTTAAATTATCTAGAAGGAAGACTGATGATACTTTCAAGTTGCTCCATACAATTCTCTTTGGAAGGAGAGGGAAGGTATGTTCTGCTTCATCCACTATCTTTGCTTTTCTGTTATAGTCGTTTTATACACCATCACTTTTTGAATTTCTTGTGTTCAGTATTGTGCCATCTCTGTAAATTAAGATATAAGATATTACAGGGTGAGACTGTTAAAAGGCAAACGTTGTTAGGATGTCTAGGATTATGGAATTGGTGGGCGTCTCTCATGTTGTGATCCCCTGTggttctgtttttgcttttttctttttgcaggCAGTTCAAATCAAGAGTAATATATCAAGGTTTTCTGGTTTTGTGTGGCATGACAACGAGGTAACTACACCTAATacccacaaaaaaaaaaaacttgtaaCTTGCCACTGGTGATGTAACTGTTGCAGGGTTTATTGATTTGCTTGTCTTGTCGACATTTCATTTACTGTGTATTCACCAAATAATCCAAATATTGTTGCTGCAGGAAAAGCATATGATCAAAGTTAAGGAAAAATTTGACAAGTGTAACAAAGAAAAACTACTGGAATTTTGTGATGTGCTTGACATAGCAATTGCCAAGGCAACAACAAGGAAGGTTTGTTGGCTTCTTGTAGAAAATGTTTTTCCTGCCACAACCTGTGTTTCAAGTGATTTCTCATCTTTATGAAAATTTGAACTTAAATTCAATCTCATGTGGTTGATGCGTTAACATTAACATCTCTCTTGCATCTCATCCTATTAAATATATTCACATGCAGGAAGATATTATTTCCAAGTTGATTGACTTCTTAGTTGCTCCTCATGCAACCACAACTGTGCTACTTGcagaaaaagaaaaggtttacttcaatttcttttttccttttttgtttcTTAAATTTCTCCTTCAGGATGGTTAGGTATTTTGGTTTTCCCTATATATTGTGTTTGATAGTTCATGTTATTTgtgttttatctgttattagGGAAGAAAGCGCAAGCGTGTTGTGAAACGAGGTACTTCAAGGTCTGGGATAACAACTTCAAGACGTTCTACTAAGGTACTTTCCCACCCCTGTAACGACAGGAATGAAATGTGACTTAGGCAACATGCTGTTAGTCATGAAGTACATtccaaagttaatttttttggtaGATTATCAGTCTTGCTGCCTTCAGACTATGTATGTTTGTATTGTTTCTGCTTGTTTTGCACTCTTAATTGGAGTAGTTAGCATATACATGGTTCACTATTATTGTCACTCCTCTCTTTAATTGTTTGAAGAAAATTGGGGTCACTTCCATTAAATTACATGTTATATTGTATTATAGTTCTGTTTATTTGATaacatttattaatttaaatgataGAAGTTTGAGCAGCTCATAGCGTTTCCACATGTGAATACCACACTTTTGTGTTGAGCGTATAAAGCTATATTACTTTTTTAAAGGTCTGAGTTTTGTTGGGTTTGTAGTGTCATATTGACCTGGTCTGGTACCAGTATTTCTACACCATTACTTGCTTCATCAGTGCAAATTGTTGTTTGTGCTTTGTACTGTTATTAGGGTATCACATTTCATGTCAGTCTAGTTATATGTCATTCAATTTCTATTCTCTTTTCAAGAATGGATCTTGTATGTGAAGTATTCACATCATTTGGTTATGTGAATTTTGACCTTTGGTTCTGAAGGTGGGGCCAGAGAAGATTAATGGCAAGAGTGGATCAATAGTTAAAATTCACATGATCAGATCACATGAACATTTCGCATGAGAGTatattctctctctttcttcttttctgccaataatttataattttaagaaaaggtaaatttgtctttgtatttatttaattattgcAGTCTCCTGCTTATATTTGGTTTTGTTCATTCTTGCATATTATTAAGAGTCGGAAGAAAAATGAAGATTCTTCACCAGCAGAGGAAACAAGGAGTGACACAGAAAATGAGTCTGAGGATGAAGAGAAAGacaaagaaaatgaggaggaAAATGAAAATGGTGTTCATGACAAATCTGAGGATGAAACGCCAGAGAAATCTGAAAGTGAGGATGAAAGTGATTCTGCAAGTGAATCTGAAGATGataaaaaaaggaaacaaaattcaaaaacatcaTCCACAAAGAAAGAATCTGCTACAAAAAGTAAAACTGAGAGCGTTACAGTTACGAAAAAATCTCGGTCAACACCAAAGAGGACACCTAAGAAATCATCAGCCACCACTACCAAGGTTGATGATGAGGGCGATGAAAGTCCAAAGGTCTTTTCAAGAAAGAAGCAAAATGATAAGGCTGGAAAGCAGAAGACATCAACTCCATCCAAGTCTGCTTCCAAAGAGAAAACAGGTTGAGAAAACTGCTTCCCTGTTGTCATTATTAATCTCAATATATACCATGTGTATTGTGTTTTAGTGAAAAAATCATAGTTTTCACTTTAAGCATTGAGGGATTATTAGTTAGCATGTTAACTTTTCCTTTTACATTAACCTCAATAGATGTTTTCAATCAATAAAACTGATGGATGAGTATTATGTACACCCTTTTTCATCCCTTGTGCTTTATGGAACATATTGCAAGAACTATTGAAAAGTTGAATCTAGCAGTATAAATGCTGGATTTGAGCAGAACCACAGTGATCTAACTCCTACTTGTGTTATTTACTGAGAAATAGAAGAAAACAGTAAAAGGCTCGAAGACTTTTGAGAGGTCTGAATATCACGTAGTTCCAGTTTTTTGCCCCAACTTTCTGAGATATTCCAACTGTTATCATTCATTCACCTCATATAGCTTTAACAACCCCACTCTCAATGCAACTCAGTATAGTTGGTTACGTGCATTTTCCCCACTTAATGTACTGCCATTATGTGGTTTTCTAATACATCTCTCTGTTGTATCACAGAAAAAGTTACCaaaggaaagggcaagaagaaTCAGAAAAAGATCCCCACTGATGATCAGCTGCGCAATTCAATTTGTGAAATTCTTAAAGAAGTTGATTTCAATACGGTATGCTGTCAGGACTAAAATATACTTATCCTATGGCTGgttaattttcataatttttttagataagCAATGATGAACAAGTTTTATCTTTATCATTCTACTTCATAATAAGAGTAAACCGCCAAAAATACTCGAGAGATCAAAACATCAAAAGTgcttctaaaaaaatttaaaagcgTGAAAAATAACCAAATGTATATATTCTTAAAAAGGGCTTtagaaatttgattttgatgtgGTTTGTTGTAAGCATGATTAGTAAGAAAATGGAGACATTTTTATCCATGAAGTTTGGTGATTTTGCAccaagtaatttttttttttggtggattttggattttctttatttatttaatttttttaacaggagatttttttaaacaaaaaattgaaagaagagGTCCAGAGATCAGATTTTGTTTAGATGTTTGCAACTTATAAAAAATGGTGTTCTTTTGGTTATTTTTGTTACGTTTTAAAATCTTTTGGAggtgtttttgttgttttgatCTTTCAAGGGTATTTTTGTTAGCAGCTAAATCCTTTTGGGGGCAGTTTTGGTGATTTTCAAGGGTATTTTCTTTAGCAGCTTGAATGTGTGCAGTTCATTCCTCTTGGTAGGCTGTAATGTGCAGCAGATTTCCTTCACCTTAAACCTTGTACTGCTTTTGACGTTGTGTGGCCAGTTTTGTTAATATTTGTTGTTCATTATTTTATCCTTGAAAAACTCAATAATTCATCTAATATTGGCTGAAGATTTTTGTTTATCAATATTAAATATTAGTTTCTCTTTGCAGGCCACATTTACTGATATTCTGAAGCAACTTGGTACGTCTTTTAATATTAACTTTCTTTTAACTGGTTCAACAGTCATTTAGTGCAAATTTATGCCTTTAAATAACTAATTCTGCTTTTGTTTGTGCCTCATGAGTTCACTTAATTACTGATATTTTGGTTGTTCCCCCTTGAATAATCTGGCATCTAATTTTAAAGTGCTACAAGTTACATAATGTTCAAATACATACAGAAAGGAAATGGTAGAACTTTGCATTCAGGAAAAGATAAGAACCTAAATAAACTTCAGGTGCCTCTGACAAACTAGTTCATTTTTCAGCCACACGTTTTGATTTGGATCTCACACCGAGAAAGGCATCTATAAAGATCATGATTCAAGAGGAGCTGACAAAGCTAGCTGATGAAGCAGacgaagaagatgaagaggatGCTGAGAAAGGGGAAACCCAACCTACTGGCCAGGAAGTTGAAACCTGAGTAAGGATTAGCCTTGACTTCTTGGAGATAGGTTTAGCAATGTATACTTTTAACCCCCATCATGCTACATAAGTACACTTTGCCTTTTGCCAAGTAAAAGTGGCTGTAACTTATTCTTGGCATCCATGGAATCACAAGAGGAGGAGAAACTAGTATTTGTGAAAATTTAGTAGAAACATTTGGTGGCTGCCAGTGAGCAACCCTTTGTGTACGCAACAGAATCTGTAGGGTTTTAGTACTATCCGTGAATATTTACTGACCAAACATTAGCTTCAACAGTCTGTGTAGTTCAATAAACACTTACCTGTGAAGCTGTCACCTTTCTGTGCATGATAAACTTTTGCTGCTGTTGGGTTATTCCCCTCGCAACTCTTCTGCTTTTACTTTATGTCATCTTATTTAAGGGAAAGTTCAATTAACTCCTCTGAACTTTGATTTAGATGCACTTGTCTGTAGTTTGTTCATTCTTCTATTCATTGATTATTTTTGTGTTAACTTGATATGTTATTTAATGAAGAAATAAATATACAAGCAGTGTGTCTGGggttttgttttttgtttttttctttcttttcgtCTGCTCAGCTGATCCATCTATTTTTGAAgtaattttagtttaaataaatacctattatatttttaaaggtGTTCAGAATTTTTCTTTTATCCTCTAGTTCTCTATTTTCGTCTCCATCAAAACTCCAACCATCACCCACCCTTTTGCACCATACCGTACCATACCAACTCTTTCCTAGCAATTCCGTCTAAGACCACTTGTCGATTTCTCTTTTCATTGAGCTTGTCAGTTTCTGTTCATACCAACCCAAATATTTGTGTTGCTTCAATTCATATCACCACCTCCACTTCCCTTAACCACCGTTCTTGTTAAATGGTTCACGTTCTTACTTTAATGAGTAAAAATTTAATTCGGTTCTTGTAAAAAAAAAGGACTTtttgacttttaatttttttattttaggataatacgatttttttgttgaaaaaatttgttaaatagTAACGAAAGTTATTTTTATAgggattttatttttaatttgtggggTTTTACATTTTTGCAAATTATTAAtaagtttattttaaaaaaattctttcatTGGTGGTAGTTAAATGGAGAAAAAAGTAATTATAGTACTAGTACGCAAActttttaaaggaaaaaaatagtATCGAACAAGAAATGAAATAAGATAATATAGTCGcagatcttttttttttttggacaaagATGTCTTATCCTTTGTGAAAATAGACAATGACTAAGTTAGGTCTTTCTTCTACTTTGTTTATTATTCCCTTGACTCCTTTTGATGCATTGTTTTGGGGCATAgaactttttcaaattttcatgtgcCAAGTTTTTGTTGACATGtagatttaaaaataaactattaaaaatagtattcaaaaattcatatagctaacaaaaataattttgaaagataaggataaaaaaataagtttttgaataatttaaaaatatgataaaaataaaaaatattatattttttttataaatggtaaataatatttgtatttaataaataatttgtctatttgatttaaatttttgtgtACACATTtggataattaatttaaaatgtgCATATAAAAATTGGAACAAAATTCAACTtatagattttttaaattttttttaaagcattccaatgattaaaagataaaattaactACTAATTCGGTATTTAAAAAATTCTGTCGC
Above is a genomic segment from Arachis stenosperma cultivar V10309 chromosome 1, arast.V10309.gnm1.PFL2, whole genome shotgun sequence containing:
- the LOC130973029 gene encoding DEK domain-containing chromatin-associated protein 4 isoform X1; translated protein: MGEEEPVTEVSKADSNGKSLLEKTLNEGAEKKDLGTDGGNVLENNGVKKLKGAEINGANEEKRADGVEEIEGDKKVGSAEVAKDDKKIEEAKDDKKVEDVKEVKKDKKDDDVEEENEDKKDDGAEVKEDKEVNSVEEVKENKELVSVEEGKEDKEIDGVKEVSEVKKDDDGLKPENEKTDADEVKESKEEKEKVEAEKPEVDAMEIDGNTKDMQESGEKEDKEKIEAELDGNKEEEDEDVDNAGKSKEEDKAEDSKDNKGSKKRSRGKVNGEKVKEKKKELTKIEPRTPTVDRPVRERKSVERLVASIEKDANKEFHIEKGRGTPLKDIPNVAFKLSRRKTDDTFKLLHTILFGRRGKAVQIKSNISRFSGFVWHDNEEKHMIKVKEKFDKCNKEKLLEFCDVLDIAIAKATTRKEDIISKLIDFLVAPHATTTVLLAEKEKGRKRKRVVKRGTSRSGITTSRRSTKIIKSRKKNEDSSPAEETRSDTENESEDEEKDKENEEENENGVHDKSEDETPEKSESEDESDSASESEDDKKRKQNSKTSSTKKESATKSKTESVTVTKKSRSTPKRTPKKSSATTTKVDDEGDESPKVFSRKKQNDKAGKQKTSTPSKSASKEKTEKVTKGKGKKNQKKIPTDDQLRNSICEILKEVDFNTATFTDILKQLATRFDLDLTPRKASIKIMIQEELTKLADEADEEDEEDAEKGETQPTGQEVET
- the LOC130973029 gene encoding DEK domain-containing chromatin-associated protein 4 isoform X2 — encoded protein: MGEEEPVTEVSKADSNGKSLLEKTLNEGAEKKDLGTDGGNVLENNGVKKLKGAEINGANEEKRADGVEEIEGDKKVGSAEVAKDDKKIEEAKDDKKVEDVKEVKKDKKDDDVEEENEDKKDDGAEVKEDKEVNSVEEVKENKELVSVEEGKEDKEIDGVKEVSEVKKDDDGLKPENEKTDADEVKESKEEKEKVEAEKPEVDAMEIDGNTKDMQESGEKEDKEKIEAELDGNKEEEDEDVDNAGKSKEEDKAEDSKDNKGSKKRSRGKVNGEKVKEKKKELTKIEPRTPTVDRPVRERKSVERLVASIEKDANKEFHIEKGRGTPLKDIPNVAFKLSRRKTDDTFKLLHTILFGRRGKAVQIKSNISRFSGFVWHDNEEKHMIKVKEKFDKCNKEKLLEFCDVLDIAIAKATTRKEDIISKLIDFLVAPHATTTVLLAEKEKGRKRKRVVKRGTSRSGITTSRRSTKSRKKNEDSSPAEETRSDTENESEDEEKDKENEEENENGVHDKSEDETPEKSESEDESDSASESEDDKKRKQNSKTSSTKKESATKSKTESVTVTKKSRSTPKRTPKKSSATTTKVDDEGDESPKVFSRKKQNDKAGKQKTSTPSKSASKEKTEKVTKGKGKKNQKKIPTDDQLRNSICEILKEVDFNTATFTDILKQLATRFDLDLTPRKASIKIMIQEELTKLADEADEEDEEDAEKGETQPTGQEVET